The following proteins are encoded in a genomic region of [Eubacterium] hominis:
- a CDS encoding PspA/IM30 family protein: protein MGIIARFKDIMTANINALLDKCEDPSKMIDEYMRQVTEQLAEVKKETASIMAEEKRTARLVEENKEQIAKYDGLARKALTAGNEGDAKVFLEKKQQYEASGADLEKSYAVAHENAVKMRQMHDKLTNDLKSLEQRRTNVKAKVAVAKTQEKINKVTGSMDAASGSMRAFERMEEKADRMLDEANAVAELNEEPADAASELEAKYAGSSASVDEALEKMKQEMGL from the coding sequence ATGGGAATTATAGCAAGATTTAAGGATATTATGACAGCCAATATCAATGCATTATTGGACAAATGTGAAGATCCATCAAAAATGATTGACGAATATATGCGTCAGGTTACAGAACAGTTAGCTGAAGTGAAAAAAGAAACAGCCAGTATTATGGCTGAAGAAAAACGTACAGCTCGTTTAGTAGAAGAAAACAAAGAACAGATTGCCAAGTATGATGGCTTAGCAAGAAAAGCTTTAACAGCTGGAAATGAAGGAGATGCAAAAGTATTCCTTGAAAAGAAACAGCAATATGAAGCAAGTGGCGCTGATTTAGAAAAATCTTATGCAGTTGCACATGAAAATGCTGTGAAAATGCGTCAGATGCACGATAAACTAACAAATGATTTAAAATCATTAGAACAACGTAGAACAAATGTCAAAGCAAAAGTGGCAGTCGCAAAAACACAGGAAAAAATCAATAAAGTTACAGGATCTATGGATGCTGCCAGCGGTTCTATGCGTGCATTTGAAAGAATGGAAGAAAAAGCTGACCGTATGCTAGATGAAGCAAATGCAGTCGCAGAATTAAACGAAGAACCAGCGGATGCTGCTTCAGAATTAGAAGCTAAATATGCAGGAAGTTCAGCCTCTGTAGATGAAGCTTTAGAAAAAATGAAACAAGAAATGGGTCTGTAA
- a CDS encoding M20 family metallopeptidase, with amino-acid sequence MDTYTSIVKFLYEHPEVGNEEFQAMELLSNTLKENGFQTEKAFVVPTGFIGTYKSNKPGPVIAFMCEYDALPEVGHGCGHNLIAATSLAAGCALKSIIDEIGGEIRVIGTPAEENFGGKVSMANAHVFDDVDAAMMIHPDTKNGLGGRTVALNPLKFEFFGVNTHGCSPQHGKSALDAAVLTYNAISMMRQYVLPNTYIHGIIRNGGEAANVIPAYASMEYYFRGETMAYVKELSQKAIQCVEGACAATGCTYKVSTYECPYDDCIINYTLADALKEEYVALGRTQVEPVDEVPCGSSDVGSVSYCCPTLHGYIKIADENVNGHSKEMACATISEAGTQALRDGAIALSNLARRLIVEDGLLDQAKAEFKKTISK; translated from the coding sequence ATGGATACGTATACATCTATAGTGAAATTTTTGTATGAACATCCAGAAGTAGGAAATGAAGAATTTCAGGCAATGGAGTTGTTAAGTAATACACTAAAAGAAAATGGATTTCAGACAGAAAAAGCATTTGTAGTTCCAACAGGTTTTATTGGGACTTATAAAAGCAATAAACCTGGACCAGTCATTGCCTTTATGTGTGAATATGATGCATTGCCAGAAGTAGGACATGGCTGTGGTCATAACCTGATTGCGGCAACTTCACTTGCAGCTGGCTGTGCTTTAAAAAGCATTATTGATGAAATTGGTGGAGAAATTCGTGTCATTGGTACACCTGCTGAAGAAAATTTTGGTGGAAAAGTATCCATGGCAAATGCTCATGTATTTGATGATGTAGATGCCGCAATGATGATTCATCCAGATACAAAAAATGGTTTAGGTGGAAGAACAGTAGCATTAAATCCATTGAAGTTTGAATTTTTTGGTGTAAATACGCATGGATGTTCTCCACAACATGGGAAAAGTGCACTGGATGCAGCTGTGTTAACATATAATGCAATCTCCATGATGCGCCAATATGTACTACCTAACACTTATATCCATGGCATTATTCGCAATGGTGGGGAAGCCGCAAATGTTATTCCTGCATATGCTTCTATGGAATATTATTTTAGAGGTGAAACCATGGCATATGTGAAAGAATTAAGCCAAAAGGCAATTCAATGTGTGGAAGGGGCTTGTGCAGCTACTGGCTGTACGTATAAAGTCAGTACTTATGAATGTCCTTATGATGATTGTATTATCAATTATACTTTGGCAGACGCTTTGAAAGAAGAATATGTAGCGCTTGGAAGAACACAGGTAGAACCAGTGGATGAAGTTCCTTGCGGTTCCAGTGATGTAGGAAGTGTCAGCTATTGTTGTCCAACATTACATGGATATATAAAAATTGCTGATGAGAATGTCAATGGTCATTCAAAAGAAATGGCTTGCGCAACAATATCAGAAGCAGGTACACAGGCATTAAGAGATGGAGCAATTGCATTATCTAATCTTGCTCGTCGATTGATCGTAGAAGATGGTTTGCTAGATCAAGCAAAAGCGGAATTCAAAAAAACAATCAGTAAATAG